ACTGGAAATTCTTAGCGGCCACAGCGTAAACAACGTCGATGAAGCCGTGGCGACCGCCCGTGAGCTTATCGCACAGGGGCCGGAAATTGTGCTGGTGAAGCACCTGGCTCGCGCAGGCTACCAGCAGGACCGCTTTGAAATGCTGCTGGTGACGGCGGACGAGGCGTGGCACATCCACCGTCCGCTGGTGGACTTCGGTGAACGCCAGCCGGTTGGCGTGGGCGATGTAACCAGCGGTCTGCTGCTGGTTAAATTGCTACAGGGCGCGACGCTGCGTGAAGCGCTGGAGCACGTTACGGCGGCGGTGTACGACATCATGGTTGTCACCAAACGTATGCAAGAATACGAGCTACAGCTAGTCGCGGCTCAGGACGGGATTGCCAGGCCCGAGCATTACTTCACTGCGGTGAAGCTCTGAAATAAAAAAAGCCCTCAACTGAGGGCTTTTTACTTTTAGGGCGTGGTTTAAATCCCTTCGGCGGTGAGCGCCGCAGATACCGCCGGGCGCGCCTTCATGCGCTCAACGTAGGCTTCAATATTCGTCAGCCCCGCCAGATCGAGCTTCAGGCCATAGGCCCAACGCAGCACGGTGAACAGGTACGCATCCACCACGGTGAAACGGGCGCCCATCAGCCACTGCTTGTCCTGCAGTGATTCGTTCACGTAATGGAATTTTTTCTCCATCTGCTTGCGAACCACGGCCTTGAATTCTTCGGGAGTGGCCGGGTTGAACAGCGGAGAGAAGCCTTTATGCAGCTCGGTTGCCACATAGTTCAGCCACTCCAGCGTGTGGTAGCGAGTCATGCTGCCCGCCGGGGCCAGCAGCTGGCGGTCAGGCACTTTATCCGCCAGGTATTGCACGATAGCCACGCCCTCGGTCAGCAGGGAGCCGTCATCCAGCACCAGCGCGGGGACCTGCCCTTTGGGGTTGATGGCGAGAAAATCGTCACCGTTTTCGGTGAGTTTGGTCGCCAGGTCAACTTTCACCAGCGAAAAGTCCAGGCCAGATTCACGCAGGATAATGTGTGGGGAGAGGGAACAGGCACCGGGCTTGAAATACAGTTTCATGACGAACTCCTTTAGGGCGCTAAGATAACTTATGTTAGTGCGGACGCAGCGAAAAAAAAAGCCGCCAGCTGTGAGGCCGGCGGCTAAATAATCATTTTTCCTGGAGAAATTACGCGGTAGCGGTTTCGTTAACCTTTTCGGCTTTGTCTTCGCTCAGCGTCATACGGTTCAGCTTAGGTGCTGTCAGCAGCATCAGCACGGCAATCACGCCGGTGACGATACCGATCTGCAGGAAGACACGACCGTACACTTCCAGAGACAGAAGCGGGTCAGTTACGTTTTCCGGCACCGCCATCAGGCCCGCAACTTTACCGGCGATGATAGCTGCCCCTGCGGTCGTCAGGAACCAGCTGCCCATGATGAAGCCCATCAGGCGCTGAGGTACCAGTTGCGCCACCATAGCGAGGCCCAGGCCGGAGATCATCAGCTCACCGATACTCTGCAGCGCATAGCTAAGAATCAGCCAGTTTACGGAAACAATGCCCGCTTCGTTAGCGAACTTAGTGCCGACTGGCAACACCAGGAAGGCGAAGGAGCACAGCACCATACCGATAGCGAACTTGTGTGGCATTGGCAGGCGGTCGCCCATTTTGTTGTAGATAGCCGCGAGAATTGGGCTACCAATCATGATCCAGAATGGGTTCAGCGCCTGGAACTGCTCAGCTTCGAAAGTGATGCCCAGAATGTCGTGGCCCACGTTACGGATAGCGAAGAAATTCAGGGAAGTTGGCATTTGGCTGTAAAGGACGAAGAAGACGATAGCTTCAACCATCAGGATGAAGGCCACGATCATCTTGCGGCGGGCTGCACCTTTCATCGCAAAAGCTTCTTTCGCGAAGATCAGCACGATACCCAGCGCAACAACGCCCAGCACGGCGCGAGCGATACCCTGGTTGTGCAGCAGCCAGGTTGCCACGGCAATCAGCACCACAACGCCTGCGATGGTTGCCAGCAGCTTACCGAAGTGCACCGGTGCGAAATCAGGTTTAGAGCCGTAGTTCTTCACCCACTTCTTACAGAAGATGAAGTTCACCAGCGTGATCAGCATACCCACGAAGCTCAGGGAGAACGCGGTGCTCCAGCCGTAGTGTGCAGCCAGCCATGGGGTGGCAAGCATAGAGAAGAAGGAGCCGATGTTGATGGACATGTAGTACATAGTGAATGCACCGTCCAAACGCGGGTCGTCTTTCTCATAGCAGGTCGACAGCAGCGCGGAAGGGTTAGCCTTGAACAGGCCGTTACCTACGGCGATGGTGGCCATCCCGATATACACCACGCTCACGTCGTGGCCGGAGTAGGCAACAAGGGCGTAACCAATAGCCAGTACGACGGTACCGAGCATGATAACGCGTTTGGTGCCGAGAACTTTATCGCCCAGCCAGCCGCCAATCGCGACCAGGCCATAAACAAGGGCGCTAAAGGAGGAGAACAGCGTGATGGAGTCCGCTTCGGACATGCCCAGCATTTTGACCAGGTAAACGGCCATGATGCCTTGCAGGCCGTAATAGCCGAAACGCTCCCAGAGTTCGATAGAGAAAATCAGGTAGAACGATTTAGGTTGCTTAAAGGCGTTTAGACTAACGCTTTCTGCTGGTTCTTTGTTTGCAGTCGACACATATACCTCTTTTTTTACATCCCGCTTTAATAAGGGGCTTGCTTATGCCTTACCGCGCGGGTAAGCATTTTTCTTGTTATTAGGAAGGAAAAACGGGGGGTAATGTTCACTATCCAGGGGTTGCAGGCAAGGGGTTTGTAATAATCTGTTACATATATCCGGGGCAAGATAATCCGCCATCAGGTGAATTGTTATTCAGCGTTAAATTTTACCAATTCATTTATTAACGATTTTTTGTCTTTTTTCAAAGCGATTTTTTAACATTGCAGCTATATGTTCTGCTTTGAAAGCATAATTGCAGTGATAATGACCACTATATTCAATATGCATGGCCTATTGTATTGCTGTAGATCCATTATTACTAACGATAGCAAGGCGTTAGTTGTGTTTTTGTTACCTTTTTGCAACCTGGGGTTATCAGAGTGATGCAGATCACAAATTTATAGAAATTTCTTATCGCAAAAAAACGATTAACCTGGTTAGTCGATTATTGAGCGGACAATATAAAATCATCCCGCGCTATTCATGGGATAAAAGTGTGCAATTCGGATGTTTTTCAGGCGGGTAGGTGCAGGTGAAGCCCGGGGCTGGCCCGGGGGAGGCGATCAGGCCTCAACTTTCTCTTTGAATTCGCAGAGGTCTTCAATAATACATGAGCCACAGCGCGGCTTGCGTGCGATACAGGTATAGCGACCGTGAAGGATAAGCCAGTGATGGCAGTCGACCTTAAATTCTGCCGGAACCACCTTAAGCAGCTTTTCCTCAACCTGCTCGACGTTTTTGCCAGCGGCAAACTGAGTGCGGTTACACACCCGGAATATATGGGTATCTACGGCAATTGTCGGCCAGCCAAAGGCGGTGTTCAGCACGACGTTGGCCGTTTTGCGGCCTACACCCGGCAGGGCCTCAAGCGCCGCCCGGTCCTCAGGGACTTCGCCGCCGTGCAGTTCAAGCAGCATGCGGCAGGTTTTGATGACATTCTCCGCTTTGCTGTTAAACAGGCCGATGGTTTTGATGTACTCCTTTACGCCATCTACGCCGAGCGCCAGCATTGTCGCCGGGGTATTGGCGACAGGGTAGAGTTTTGCCGTGGCCTTGTTCACGCTGACGTCGGTGGCCTGAGCGGAAAGCAGAACCGCTATCAGCAGCTCAAAAGGGCTGCTGAAGTTGAGTTCGGTTGTCGGATGAGGATTGTTGTCTCTCAGGCGGGTGAGGATCTCAACGCGCTTGCTGTTATTCATTAAGCCTTCTCTGCATTGCCTGCCACGACGGCACTTTCGCGGGCGCGGCGGGCCTTCATTTTTTCATCAATGAGGTATTTTATCGCCAACAGCATACCAAGGCCAATAAAGGCCCCCGGCGGTAGCATGGCGAGCAGGAAAGGCGTATCGGTATGGAAGACTTCAATGCGCAGTACTTTCGCCCAGTTGCCCAGCAGGCCGTCTGCACCGTCAAACAGGGTGCCGTTACCAATAATCTCGCGAATGGAGCCTAAAACAAACATCGCGCTGGTGGCGCCTAGCCCGGTGGCAAACCCGTCCAGCGCGGCATAAGGCACGCTGGCTTTTGCCGCATAGGCTTCGGCTCGCCCGACGACGATACAGTTGGTGACGATAAGCGGAATAAAGATCCCCAGCGACTGGTAGAGCCCAAACGCGTAAGCGTTGATCAGCATCTGCACGATGCTGACCACCGAGGCGATGATCAGCACGTACACCGGAATACGAATCTCAGCGGGCACCCAGCGGCGCAGGGCGGAGATTGTCCCGTTGGTCAGCGTCAGTACCAGCGTGGTCGCCAGCCCAAGCCCCAGGGCGTTGGTGGCCGTGGAGGTGACGGCGAGCAGCGGGCAAAGGCCCAGCAGCTGGACCAGCGCCGAGTTATTTTTCCACAGCCCGTTTATCAGGACGCGTTTTGTTTCGCTCATTGTTGTTCTCCACAGGCCGGCAATTCATTGAGTTGCGCAGGCAGGGTTTCTGCGAACAGGCCAGCGCGCTTAACGGCGTTGACCACCGCGCGCGGGGTAATCGTTGCCCCGGTAAATTGAGTGAACTGCCCGCCGTCTTTTTGGACCGCCCAGGCCTGGTCATTGTTGCCCTGAATGCGTTTATTAGCAAAGTGGGTGATCCAGTCGCTGAGACGCAGTTCTATTTTATCCCCAAGCCCCGGCGTTTCGTGGTGTTCCGTCACGCGGGTGCCGAGAATGGTACCGTTAAAATCGGCGGCAACCAGAATCTGTATAGCACCAGAATAGCCGTCCGGCGCGGTGGCTTCCATTACCACGGCAACCGGTTTATCGCCTTTCCGCGCCACATAAATATGTCGAGCGCCTTTCCCGAGCGGGGAGTCCTTCACCAGCAGGCAACTGTCCTGAATAGGGTTATCGTAGACGTCATCAGCAATCACCTGGTCAAACAACATTTTTTGCTGCAGGGCCGATTGCTGGGCGATAGTCGGTTTGGTGAGTTCGTTGACCAGTGCCGTCAGCCCGGTAAACAGCGCGGCGAACAGCGCCAGGGCTACGCCATGCTTTTGCATTGTTTTAAACATAGCGTCTCCTTAACGGTGGCCGTAGGCGCGAGGGCGGGTGTAGTAGTCGATCAGCGGCACGGTAATGTTACCCAGCAGTACGGCGAACGCCACGCCGTCCGGATAGCCACCGTAGGTGCGAATTAGCCAAACCAGCAGGCCAACCAGCGCCCCGAAAATCAGTCGGCCACGGTTGGTCGTGGAGGCGGTGACCGGATCGGTCAGGATAAAGAATGCGCCGAGCATGGTTGCGCCGGAGAACAGATGCACTATCGGCGACAGGCATTTTTCCGGGGCAATAATCCATCCGAGCGTGGAGCAGACGGCTAAAGCCACCAGGAAGCCCGCCGGGATATGCCAGCGAATGGTTCCGCGCCACAGCAGGAACAGGCCGCCCGCCAGATAAGCCAGGTTAACCCACTGCCAGCCGAGGCCCGCCAGCACGCCGCCATAAATTGGCGCACTCAGAAGTTGTCCGGCGGAGTGGCCCGCATGCAAACCGGTTTTGAAGGTGTCCAGCGGCGTGGCCTGGCTGATGCCGTCGACGCCCATACGCAGCGTATCCATGGTACCGCCCGTGGCGGTTGCGCCGTGGAAAATCACCTGCAGGCTGTCAACAAAACCAGGTACAGTGGCGGCGATGGACTGCGGAGGCAGCCAGGAGGTCATCTGCACCGGGAAAGCAATCAACAGCACAACATAGCCAATCATCGCCGGGTTAAATGGGTTATTGCCGAGGCCGCCATAAAGCTGCTTGGCAATGATGATGGCAAACACCATCCCGACGACCACCATCCACCACGGCGCGAGAGGAGGAATACTGATCCCCAGCAAGAGGCCGGTCAGTAGGGCCGAGTTATCGCCAAGGTGGCTTTGTACGGATTTTTTGCGCAGGCGCAGCACCAACGCTTCGGCGGCCATAGCGCTGACAATCCCCAGCCCAACCTGAATCAGCGTTCCCCAGCCAAACCAGTACCACTGCATCGCAATGCCGGGCAGGGCTGCGAGACAAACCAGCATCATAATCCGCGCGGTGCTGCGCTGATTATGGGTGAACGGGGAGCTTGCGATTTTAAAAACCATTTATTCCTCTGGAAACATCTGAGCGGCTTTACGCGCCTGAACGCGGGCAATTGCCGCAGCCACTGCAGCTTTGCGTGGATCTTGTTCTTCTTGTGGGACTGATTGTTCGGTTTCCGCTTTCTGCGCTGCCTTGCGCGCTTTCGCGCGGGCGATGGCGGCTTCAACGGCGGCCTTGCGCGGGTCAACGGCTTCTTGCTCAGCGACTGCCGTTTCCGGGCTGTCCGTTTCCGGCGCGGCCTTGCGGGCTTTCGCGCGGGCGATGGCGGCTTCAACGGCGGCCTTGCGCGGATCAACGGGTTCTTGCTCAGCGGCGGCTGTTTCCGGGCTGTCCGCTTTCTGCGCGGCCTTGCGGGCTTTCGCTCGGGCAATGGCGGCCTCAACGGCGGCCTTGCGCGGGTCAACGGGTTCATGCTCAGCGGCGGCTGTTTCCGGGCTGTCCGTTTTCTGCGCCGCCTTGCGGGCTTTCGCGCGGGCGATGGCGGCTTCAACGGCGGCTTTGCGCGGGTCAACGGCTTCTTGCTCAGCGGCGGCCGTTTCCGGGCTGTCCGTTTTCTGTGCCGCCTTGCGCGCTTTCGCTCGGGCAATGGCGGCCTCAACGGCGGCTTTACGTGGATCGGTTGCGGTGTCGGGCGCAGACTCTGCCTGCAGCGCTTTCTCCGCCTGGCGCGCACGCGCTTCTGCCTTACGCGCTTCGCGGGCGGCAATGACTTCGCTATTGTCCGGCGTACTGCCGGCTTTCACCACCAGAGGTTCATCGCTGGTCTGCGTTTTTTTGCTTTTTACGCGGGCAAGCGCGGCCTGAATGGCATCATTGTCTTTCGCCGTCGGCTGAACCGCCGCGTTTTTATGACGCTCAAGGCGGGCGGCTTTCTCACGCTCCAGCCTTTCCTGACGGGCCTCAAAACGCGCCTTAGCCTCAACGGTGCGTTTAGCTTCCAGCTCGATCTCACGGATTTCAGCTTTTTCCTGACGGAAATACTGCACCAGCGGGATATTGCTGGGGCAAACGTAGGCGCAGGCCCCGCACTCGATGCAGTCCGACAGGTTATACGCGGTGGCTTTATCGTGCTGCTGGCCTTTGCTGAACCAGTAAAGCTGCTGCGGCAGTAGGTCGGCCGGACAGGCGTCCGCGCAGGCGCTGCAGCGAATACAGCCTTGTTCTTCTTCCGGCGCGCCCATTTCAGCCGGAGAGGGCGCCAGCAGGCAGTTGGTGATTTTCACCACCGGGACATCAAGCCAGGGCAGGGTGAAGCCCATTAGCGGCCCGCCCATAATCACTTTCTGATCCTGCCCCGGGCGGAAGCCTGCAAAGTTGAGCAGATGGCTGACCGGCGTCCCGAGACGCGCCCAGACGTTGCCCGGCTGAGTTACTGATTCGCCGGTTAAGGTTACAACTCGCTCGGTCAGCGGTTCGCCGTCAATCACTGCACGTTTGATGGCATACGCGGTGCCGACGTTCTGCATCAGAATACCGATGTCGGACGAACGGCCCCCGTGGGGCACTTGCTTACCGGTTAAAATCTGCGTCAGCTGTTTAGCACCGCCGGACGGGTATTTCGTCGGGATGACTCGAAGCTGCATATCATGGCTACCGGCCAGTACCGCTCGCATCATTGAGATGGCCTGCGGCTTGTTGTCTTCAATGCCGATAAGAATACGCTGTGGCTTAAGTATATGGGCCAGAATGCGCACGCCTTCGATAATTTGCGCGGCGCAATCCTGCATCAGGCGGTCGTCGGCGGTAATGTATGGCTCACATTCGGCGGCGTTAACGATCAGCGTGTCGATTTTGTCGCCGCCGCCCTGCAGTTTGCTGCCGGTCGGGAACCCTGCCCCCCGAGCCCGGCCACGCCGAACTGATGAATGCGTTCAATAAGGGCTTCGCGGCTCTGACAGCGGTAGTCGCTCCAGCCGTCTCGTTCAATCCACTGGTCTTCACCGTCGGCATCAAGAATGACGCTAAGTTCGGCGAGCGCGGAAGGGTGTGCTGTTGAGTGCGGCTCAATTGCCTTAATCGTCCCGGACGTTGGAGCATGTACCGGCAGCATACGCCCGCGCCCGCGGGTCAGCGGCTGGCCGCGCAGTACATAATCACCGGGTTTGACGCACAGTTCGCCTTCCGCGCCGATGTGCTGCTTCAGCGGAATAATGAGCCGGGACGGCAGGGGAACCTGGCGCAGCGGCGTGCCGTTAGACTGGGTTTTCATCTCCGGCGGATGAATGCCGCCGTCAAAGTCCCAAATTCTGTCTTTTTTAAAACGATTGAAGATATTAAGCATGGTTATCCGCCGGGATCATACGCACCGGGATGGTCTGCAAATCCCATTTCCAGCTTTCGGTCGTCGGGCCGACGGGAATCAGGTCGATGCAGCGGGTAGGGCAAGGATCGACGCACAGGTTACAGCCAGTGCACTGGTCGCTAATCACGGTGTGCATGGCGCGGGTCGCGCCGACAATAGCGTCAACGGGGCAGGCCTGAATGCATTTCGTGCAGCCAATGCAGTTCGCTTCATCAATAACGGCGAGCATTCGCACCGGCTCTGCGGCGGTGGCGTCGCCGTCAATCGGTTGAGGTTCCACATTCAGGGCGCTGGCAATTTTCAGCATTACGGCTTCGCCGCCAGGCGCACAAAGGTTGATTTTTGCGCCCTGGTTGCCAACGGCCTCTGCATAAGGGCGGCAGCCAGGGTAACCGCACTGGCCGCACTGGCTTTGAGGCAGCAGCTCGTCAATGCGGTCAACAATCGGGTCTTCTTCTACTTCAAAGCGGCGAGAGGCGTACCCAAGGATCAGGCCGAACAGCAGCCCCATCAACGTGACCGAAATAATGGCCATCCACAAGGTTGTCATCAGAACTTCACCAGCCCGCTAAAGCCCATAAAGGCAAGGGCCATCAGGCCTGCGGTGACCAGCGCGATAGCGTTGCCGCGAAACGGGGCAGGGATATCGGCCACTACCATGCGCTCGCGA
This Klebsiella michiganensis DNA region includes the following protein-coding sequences:
- the tppB gene encoding peptide ABC transporter permease (mutations in this gene confer resistance to the toxic peptide alafosfalin in Salmonella typhimurium; member of proton-dependent oligopeptide transport (POT) system family; in Escherichia coli this gene is regulated by OmpR although not via osmoregulation), with amino-acid sequence MSTANKEPAESVSLNAFKQPKSFYLIFSIELWERFGYYGLQGIMAVYLVKMLGMSEADSITLFSSFSALVYGLVAIGGWLGDKVLGTKRVIMLGTVVLAIGYALVAYSGHDVSVVYIGMATIAVGNGLFKANPSALLSTCYEKDDPRLDGAFTMYYMSINIGSFFSMLATPWLAAHYGWSTAFSLSFVGMLITLVNFIFCKKWVKNYGSKPDFAPVHFGKLLATIAGVVVLIAVATWLLHNQGIARAVLGVVALGIVLIFAKEAFAMKGAARRKMIVAFILMVEAIVFFVLYSQMPTSLNFFAIRNVGHDILGITFEAEQFQALNPFWIMIGSPILAAIYNKMGDRLPMPHKFAIGMVLCSFAFLVLPVGTKFANEAGIVSVNWLILSYALQSIGELMISGLGLAMVAQLVPQRLMGFIMGSWFLTTAGAAIIAGKVAGLMAVPENVTDPLLSLEVYGRVFLQIGIVTGVIAVLMLLTAPKLNRMTLSEDKAEKVNETATA
- a CDS encoding elongation factor G; this encodes MSETKRVLINGLWKNNSALVQLLGLCPLLAVTSTATNALGLGLATTLVLTLTNGTISALRRWVPAEIRIPVYVLIIASVVSIVQMLINAYAFGLYQSLGIFIPLIVTNCIVVGRAEAYAAKASVPYAALDGFATGLGATSAMFVLGSIREIIGNGTLFDGADGLLGNWAKVLRIEVFHTDTPFLLAMLPPGAFIGLGMLLAIKYLIDEKMKARRARESAVVAGNAEKA
- a CDS encoding endonuclease III (DNA-(apurinic or apyrimidinic site) lyase; has apurinic or apyrimidinic endonuclease activity and DNA N-glycosylase activity; removed damaged DNA at cytosines, thymines and guanines); translated protein: MNNSKRVEILTRLRDNNPHPTTELNFSSPFELLIAVLLSAQATDVSVNKATAKLYPVANTPATMLALGVDGVKEYIKTIGLFNSKAENVIKTCRMLLELHGGEVPEDRAALEALPGVGRKTANVVLNTAFGWPTIAVDTHIFRVCNRTQFAAGKNVEQVEEKLLKVVPAEFKVDCHHWLILHGRYTCIARKPRCGSCIIEDLCEFKEKVEA
- a CDS encoding electron transporter RnfB (part of membrane-bound complex thought to be involved in electron transport to nitrogen) encodes the protein MTTLWMAIISVTLMGLLFGLILGYASRRFEVEEDPIVDRIDELLPQSQCGQCGYPGCRPYAEAVGNQGAKINLCAPGGEAVMLKIASALNVEPQPIDGDATAAEPVRMLAVIDEANCIGCTKCIQACPVDAIVGATRAMHTVISDQCTGCNLCVDPCPTRCIDLIPVGPTTESWKWDLQTIPVRMIPADNHA
- the rnfD gene encoding electron transporter RnfD (RnfD; RsxD; required for nitrogen fixation in Rhodobacter capsulatus; part of a membrane-bound complex thought to be involved in electron transport to nitrogenase; in Escherichia coli this gene is part of a cluster controlling SoxR-mediated induction of the SoxS transcription factor in the absence of oxidizing agents), with the translated sequence MVFKIASSPFTHNQRSTARIMMLVCLAALPGIAMQWYWFGWGTLIQVGLGIVSAMAAEALVLRLRKKSVQSHLGDNSALLTGLLLGISIPPLAPWWMVVVGMVFAIIIAKQLYGGLGNNPFNPAMIGYVVLLIAFPVQMTSWLPPQSIAATVPGFVDSLQVIFHGATATGGTMDTLRMGVDGISQATPLDTFKTGLHAGHSAGQLLSAPIYGGVLAGLGWQWVNLAYLAGGLFLLWRGTIRWHIPAGFLVALAVCSTLGWIIAPEKCLSPIVHLFSGATMLGAFFILTDPVTASTTNRGRLIFGALVGLLVWLIRTYGGYPDGVAFAVLLGNITVPLIDYYTRPRAYGHR
- a CDS encoding electron transporter RnfG (part of membrane-bound complex hought to be involved in electron transport to nitrogen), which gives rise to MFKTMQKHGVALALFAALFTGLTALVNELTKPTIAQQSALQQKMLFDQVIADDVYDNPIQDSCLLVKDSPLGKGARHIYVARKGDKPVAVVMEATAPDGYSGAIQILVAADFNGTILGTRVTEHHETPGLGDKIELRLSDWITHFANKRIQGNNDQAWAVQKDGGQFTQFTGATITPRAVVNAVKRAGLFAETLPAQLNELPACGEQQ
- a CDS encoding glutathione S-transferase yields the protein MKLYFKPGACSLSPHIILRESGLDFSLVKVDLATKLTENGDDFLAINPKGQVPALVLDDGSLLTEGVAIVQYLADKVPDRQLLAPAGSMTRYHTLEWLNYVATELHKGFSPLFNPATPEEFKAVVRKQMEKKFHYVNESLQDKQWLMGARFTVVDAYLFTVLRWAYGLKLDLAGLTNIEAYVERMKARPAVSAALTAEGI